In Candidatus Desulforudis audaxviator MP104C, a genomic segment contains:
- the pyrR gene encoding bifunctional pyr operon transcriptional regulator/uracil phosphoribosyltransferase PyrR: MGHLNCREKATILDRDGIRRALTRIAHEIIEKNQGVDRVVLIGIRRRGVPLALRLAEKIEQIEGAEVPVGFLDITLYRDDLTRLGPQPQLSRTEVPFPVTDQTVILVDDVLYTGRTVRAALDAIMDLGRPRAIQLAALIDRGHRELPIRADYVGKNVPTSSREIISVQLEDIDGQERVVILETG; this comes from the coding sequence ATGGGACACCTGAACTGCCGCGAAAAGGCGACCATTCTCGACCGTGACGGCATCCGCCGCGCACTGACCAGAATCGCGCACGAGATCATCGAGAAAAACCAGGGCGTGGATAGAGTTGTCCTGATCGGCATCCGGCGCCGCGGCGTGCCACTGGCCCTCCGGCTGGCCGAGAAAATTGAGCAGATCGAAGGCGCCGAGGTTCCGGTGGGGTTTCTGGACATCACCCTTTACCGGGACGACCTGACCCGGCTCGGCCCCCAGCCGCAACTGTCCCGGACCGAGGTCCCCTTCCCGGTGACCGACCAAACGGTGATCCTGGTGGACGACGTGCTGTACACCGGGCGGACGGTGCGGGCGGCACTGGACGCCATAATGGATCTGGGCCGGCCCCGGGCGATTCAATTGGCCGCCCTGATCGACCGGGGACACCGGGAACTGCCCATCAGGGCTGACTACGTGGGCAAGAACGTGCCCACCTCGTCGCGGGAGATCATCTCGGTTCAGCTCGAAGACATAGACGGTCAAGAACGAGTGGTGATCCTGGAAACAGGATAG
- a CDS encoding PLP-dependent cysteine synthase family protein translates to MDILSLIGNTPLVELKTLSPKPGVRILAKMEGCNPGGSVKDRPAYYMLKKAEEAGQLTPGKTILEPTSGNTGIALAMIGAAKGYHTKLVMPECVSVERCRMLEAFGAETVLTPAQEGTDGAIRRALQMAADEPERYFMLNQFENENNPLAHYETTGPEIYDQTNGEVDVFVAGMGTTGTLMGVARYLREKKPEAKVIGVEPVLGHAIQGLKNMQESIVPGIYHPESLSGKVTVFDDEAFAMARLLATRLGIFVGMSSGAAVVGALRVAEEMDSGTIVVILPDRGERYLSTTLFRSICAKCSP, encoded by the coding sequence ATGGACATCCTGTCCCTCATCGGCAACACGCCGCTTGTTGAACTGAAGACCCTGAGCCCGAAACCCGGGGTAAGAATCCTGGCCAAAATGGAAGGGTGCAATCCAGGGGGTTCGGTCAAGGACCGTCCGGCTTACTACATGTTGAAAAAAGCCGAGGAAGCGGGGCAGTTGACTCCGGGGAAGACCATCCTGGAACCCACGTCCGGGAACACCGGAATCGCCCTGGCGATGATCGGGGCGGCCAAGGGTTACCACACCAAGCTGGTGATGCCGGAGTGCGTAAGCGTGGAGCGGTGCCGGATGCTGGAGGCGTTCGGCGCGGAAACCGTGCTGACCCCGGCGCAGGAGGGCACGGACGGGGCCATCAGGAGAGCGCTCCAGATGGCCGCCGATGAACCGGAGCGTTATTTCATGCTCAACCAGTTCGAAAACGAAAACAACCCTCTGGCCCATTACGAGACCACCGGCCCGGAGATCTACGACCAGACCAACGGCGAGGTCGACGTATTTGTGGCCGGGATGGGCACGACGGGTACCCTGATGGGGGTGGCCCGGTACCTGCGGGAGAAGAAGCCCGAAGCGAAGGTCATCGGCGTGGAGCCGGTCCTGGGCCACGCCATCCAAGGACTGAAAAACATGCAGGAGTCGATCGTGCCCGGCATCTACCACCCCGAGTCCTTAAGCGGCAAGGTGACCGTGTTTGACGACGAGGCGTTTGCCATGGCGAGACTTTTGGCCACCAGGCTCGGGATCTTCGTGGGGATGTCCAGCGGCGCCGCGGTGGTCGGGGCGCTACGGGTCGCGGAGGAGATGGATTCGGGCACCATAGTGGTGATTCTGCCGGACCGCGGGGAGCGGTACTTGAGCACCACGCTGTTTCGGTCCATTTGCGCCAAGTGCTCGCCTTAA
- a CDS encoding phosphosulfolactate synthase — MESWREMVAFPLTGRSRKPRTRGLTMVLDKGLGLGETKDLLDIAGDHVDLLKLGFGTSALYGDGILQEKINLVRRYGIDIYPGGTFMEVAIAQGRLLPFLRTARQLGFTAVEVSDGTLFLDAEVRREAIILALENGFKVLTEVGKKHGHPNCLDLARQAKLDIKAGASWVIVEGREFGRDVTVYDGNGRVREELLALFLECVEDQNLIIWEAPLKDQQEELIVRFGPDVNLGNIAPQELLSLEALRVGLRGDTLRRCYQRMV; from the coding sequence ATGGAGAGCTGGCGGGAGATGGTGGCTTTTCCGCTCACAGGCCGAAGCAGAAAGCCCAGGACCAGGGGCCTGACCATGGTCCTGGACAAGGGCTTGGGACTCGGCGAAACCAAGGACCTTCTGGACATCGCCGGGGACCACGTGGATCTTTTGAAGCTCGGGTTCGGGACCTCCGCCCTGTACGGGGACGGCATTCTCCAGGAGAAGATCAATCTGGTCCGGCGGTACGGTATCGACATCTATCCCGGGGGCACCTTCATGGAAGTGGCCATTGCCCAGGGCCGTCTGCTCCCCTTCCTACGCACCGCCAGACAACTGGGGTTCACCGCCGTCGAAGTGTCGGACGGCACTCTGTTTCTTGATGCCGAAGTGCGCCGGGAAGCGATCATCCTGGCGTTGGAAAACGGTTTTAAAGTCTTAACCGAAGTGGGCAAAAAGCACGGCCACCCCAACTGCCTCGACCTCGCCCGGCAGGCCAAACTGGACATTAAGGCGGGCGCGAGCTGGGTGATCGTGGAGGGCCGCGAATTCGGGCGAGATGTGACGGTATACGACGGCAACGGCCGCGTGCGCGAGGAGCTACTCGCCCTTTTTCTGGAATGTGTCGAAGATCAAAACCTGATCATCTGGGAGGCGCCCCTCAAGGACCAGCAGGAGGAGCTAATTGTCCGGTTCGGTCCGGACGTAAACCTTGGCAATATCGCCCCGCAGGAACTTCTGTCGCTGGAGGCGCTGCGCGTGGGACTCAGGGGGGACACGCTGCGCCGCTGCTACCAACGCATGGTCTAA
- a CDS encoding DUF441 domain-containing protein has product MPVTSELILAALLLVGVLAKSHLIAAAACILLFIKLARFDLAFNFLEQKGLELGLLILLLTIMVPLANGKISERDIIYNLTSIPGLLAILGGALATHLNSQGLQMMQADPAIIFGLIIGSIFGILFLGGMPVGPLMAAGIAALFMEFFKYTK; this is encoded by the coding sequence ATGCCCGTGACCTCCGAATTGATTCTGGCGGCGCTCCTTCTGGTCGGTGTCCTGGCCAAATCACACCTGATAGCTGCCGCCGCCTGCATTCTGTTGTTCATCAAGCTGGCCAGGTTTGACCTGGCTTTCAACTTCCTGGAGCAAAAGGGGCTGGAACTCGGCCTCTTAATCCTGCTGCTCACGATCATGGTGCCCCTGGCCAACGGCAAAATCAGTGAGCGCGACATTATCTACAACCTGACCTCGATTCCGGGTCTTCTGGCCATTCTGGGCGGCGCTCTGGCCACCCACCTCAACAGTCAGGGTCTCCAGATGATGCAGGCCGACCCGGCGATCATCTTCGGACTTATTATCGGGTCCATTTTCGGGATCCTTTTCCTGGGCGGCATGCCGGTGGGGCCCCTGATGGCCGCCGGCATCGCCGCCCTGTTCATGGAGTTTTTCAAGTATACAAAGTGA
- a CDS encoding MFS transporter gives MDTKQKMMLAGLSSVPFVMVLGNSMLIPILPSMQRALDLTPLQASLVITMFSVPAGLMIPLSGFLSDYFTRRVVIIPALILYGTGGLIAGGAALIGAGPTYAIIIGGRILQGIGAAGTAPIAMALTGDLFKGQERGPALGVIEAANGFGKVVSPVLGAAVGLIIWFAPFFVFPGLTALSAAAVWLAVREPKKEKEPQPPAQYFQSILQVFEKKTSLFLSAFLAGSLALFVLFGILFFLSEHLEERFHLSLIIKGLLLAIPVLFMSVTSFITGAVIKRKVKLMKFLTVTGLGLMAAALVVMPLSDNTYLFFTAISFIGIGVGLILPCLTTLITSSVDPARRGLVTSLYGGVRFFGVAAGPAAFALLLDLGMRPMSWIVAGGAIAAGVVFLIFVRTKLLQQSPDPA, from the coding sequence ATGGACACCAAACAGAAAATGATGCTGGCCGGACTCAGTTCCGTGCCCTTCGTGATGGTCCTGGGCAACTCCATGCTGATCCCGATCCTGCCTTCCATGCAGCGCGCGCTCGATCTGACCCCGCTTCAGGCGAGCCTCGTGATCACCATGTTCTCGGTGCCGGCCGGCCTGATGATTCCGCTTTCCGGCTTTCTTTCGGACTACTTCACCCGCAGAGTCGTGATCATCCCGGCGCTTATCTTGTACGGCACCGGGGGTCTGATCGCCGGGGGGGCAGCCCTGATCGGGGCGGGCCCGACCTACGCGATCATCATCGGGGGCCGTATCCTGCAGGGCATCGGCGCCGCCGGCACCGCGCCCATCGCCATGGCCCTGACCGGAGACCTGTTCAAAGGGCAAGAGCGCGGCCCGGCCTTGGGGGTGATCGAGGCGGCCAACGGGTTCGGGAAGGTGGTCAGCCCGGTGCTTGGCGCGGCGGTGGGGTTGATCATCTGGTTTGCACCCTTTTTCGTGTTTCCAGGTCTGACGGCGCTCTCGGCCGCGGCCGTCTGGCTCGCGGTCCGCGAACCAAAAAAGGAAAAGGAACCGCAGCCGCCCGCCCAGTATTTCCAGTCCATCCTGCAGGTGTTCGAAAAGAAGACTTCCCTGTTCCTCTCCGCTTTTCTGGCGGGGTCGCTGGCCCTGTTCGTCCTGTTCGGGATCCTGTTCTTCCTTTCCGAACACCTGGAGGAACGTTTTCACCTGTCCCTGATTATCAAGGGCCTGCTCCTGGCCATCCCGGTGCTGTTCATGTCGGTGACCTCGTTCATCACCGGGGCGGTGATCAAGCGCAAGGTGAAACTGATGAAGTTTTTGACCGTAACCGGGCTCGGACTGATGGCGGCGGCGCTGGTGGTGATGCCGCTCTCTGACAACACCTACCTTTTCTTCACCGCCATTTCCTTCATCGGGATCGGGGTAGGGCTGATCCTGCCGTGCCTGACCACCCTGATCACCAGCAGCGTAGACCCGGCCAGGCGCGGCCTGGTCACCTCCCTCTACGGCGGGGTGCGGTTCTTCGGCGTGGCCGCCGGCCCGGCCGCCTTCGCCCTCTTGCTGGACCTGGGTATGAGACCGATGAGTTGGATTGTGGCCGGCGGCGCAATCGCCGCCGGCGTCGTCTTCCTGATTTTCGTCCGTACCAAGCTGCTCCAGCAGAGCCCCGACCCCGCCTGA
- a CDS encoding AAA family ATPase: MRIGLSGAQGVGKTTLAGALARETGLPLVEEQARVVARELGLDHLRKLKGRPQLSRSFQWKCLKAQIRAEDELGRFIADRTVIDNAAYWLKWRSGRSTSRANVDYYRECERHAQTYDLMLYVPPEIPLVSNGFRTVNTDYQAEMDWLIRTVLRGLVPPGKIFTLRGGLEERLSLALGRIRELEKRGDRCRSTPSPGLPGEFPGTTRIDNRPDLC; encoded by the coding sequence GTGCGCATCGGTCTGAGCGGGGCGCAAGGGGTGGGCAAGACCACCCTGGCCGGGGCGCTGGCCAGGGAAACCGGACTGCCGCTCGTCGAGGAGCAGGCCCGGGTGGTGGCCAGGGAACTTGGTCTGGATCATCTCCGGAAGCTGAAGGGCCGCCCGCAGCTCTCCCGGTCCTTTCAGTGGAAATGCCTGAAGGCCCAGATCCGAGCCGAGGACGAACTGGGTCGGTTCATCGCCGACCGCACCGTGATCGACAACGCCGCTTACTGGCTGAAGTGGCGATCCGGGCGGTCCACCAGCCGGGCCAATGTGGATTATTACCGAGAGTGTGAGCGGCACGCCCAAACTTACGATTTGATGCTCTACGTCCCGCCCGAGATCCCGCTCGTGTCGAACGGTTTCCGCACCGTGAACACGGACTACCAGGCGGAAATGGACTGGCTGATCCGGACCGTTCTCCGGGGGCTGGTTCCGCCCGGGAAAATATTCACCCTGCGGGGCGGTCTCGAGGAACGGCTGAGCCTGGCGCTGGGGCGCATCCGGGAACTGGAGAAACGGGGCGACCGGTGCCGGTCAACCCCCTCCCCCGGACTCCCCGGGGAATTTCCTGGCACAACCAGGATAGACAACCGCCCGGACCTGTGCTAG
- a CDS encoding ABC transporter substrate-binding protein yields the protein MRLITVILLLALLCAGCGDLPKEAALGADFPITVTDDVGREVTVTASPGRIISLAPSNTEILFALGLGPKIVGVTDFCNYPVEALAKERVGGFANPSLEKIVFLEPDLVVAADLHRELVLQLDNLKIPVVVLNAHSVEEVLNDIVLVGRVTGLEKEAERLAGELRARVEAVTERTSKIAPSKRPRVYYEVWHEPLCTAGPGTFIDDLIGLAGGINVAADAPVPWPQYNTEVIVQKNPEVMLHSYGHGAAALQTLEEIARRPGWSNVSCVKSGRVYAIDADLINRAGPRLVDALEAVARVLHPEVFGR from the coding sequence GTGCGGCTTATTACGGTAATTCTGCTCTTGGCCCTGCTTTGCGCCGGTTGCGGCGATCTGCCGAAAGAGGCGGCTTTGGGGGCGGACTTTCCGATTACGGTAACCGATGACGTCGGCCGCGAAGTGACGGTCACGGCGTCACCCGGGCGAATCATTTCACTGGCACCAAGTAATACGGAGATTCTCTTTGCACTTGGTCTCGGGCCGAAGATAGTGGGGGTGACCGATTTCTGCAACTATCCGGTTGAGGCCCTGGCAAAGGAACGGGTGGGGGGGTTCGCCAATCCGAGCCTGGAAAAGATTGTATTCCTTGAGCCGGACCTGGTGGTTGCGGCCGACCTGCACCGGGAGCTTGTGTTGCAGTTGGACAACCTGAAGATACCGGTGGTTGTCCTGAACGCGCATAGCGTGGAAGAAGTGCTGAACGATATTGTCCTGGTAGGTCGAGTGACCGGTCTGGAGAAAGAAGCCGAACGTCTCGCAGGCGAATTACGGGCGCGGGTCGAGGCCGTTACCGAACGGACGTCAAAAATAGCTCCATCAAAACGTCCCCGGGTTTACTATGAGGTCTGGCACGAACCCCTCTGCACGGCCGGTCCGGGAACTTTCATCGATGACCTCATTGGTTTGGCCGGTGGGATCAACGTGGCGGCGGACGCACCTGTGCCCTGGCCACAGTACAACACCGAGGTCATTGTGCAGAAAAACCCGGAGGTGATGCTGCACTCGTACGGGCACGGGGCTGCGGCGCTGCAAACACTGGAAGAAATCGCCCGGCGTCCCGGGTGGTCAAACGTGAGTTGCGTTAAGTCCGGACGGGTGTACGCCATTGATGCCGACTTGATAAATCGGGCGGGTCCGCGCCTGGTCGATGCCCTGGAGGCGGTGGCCCGGGTGCTGCACCCGGAAGTCTTTGGCCGCTAG
- the cobT gene encoding nicotinate-nucleotide--dimethylbenzimidazole phosphoribosyltransferase, producing the protein MDVLRRTIERIGPLDQAAMRAARERQDDLTKPRGSLGRLEDLGVLVSGITGQVKTRLDRKTVFVIAADHGVAEEGTSLYPQEVTTQMMFNFERGGAGINVLARQVGARVVVVDVGTKSDTGGVGNLISKKIAAGSKNMAVGPAMSRAEAVAAVQAGIEVLEAELPRGVDIAATGDMGIGNTTPSSAICSVLTGKPVEEVTGRGTGLDDAGLAKKCAVIRRALAVNRPDPADPLDVLAKVGGFEIGALAGVILAAAAHRIPIVIDGFVSGAAALIAVGLAPQVRDYMIAGHLSAEPGHAVLLAHLGLDPLLCLGMRLGEGTGACLGMSLVAAAAAIQAEMATFQDAGVSQAKND; encoded by the coding sequence TTGGATGTTTTAAGACGGACAATAGAACGCATCGGTCCTTTGGATCAGGCCGCGATGCGCGCCGCACGGGAGAGGCAGGATGATTTGACCAAACCCCGTGGCAGCCTGGGGCGCCTGGAGGACTTGGGGGTGCTGGTTTCCGGCATTACGGGACAGGTCAAAACGCGGCTGGACCGGAAGACGGTCTTCGTAATAGCCGCCGACCACGGCGTGGCGGAGGAGGGAACCAGTCTTTACCCTCAGGAGGTAACCACCCAAATGATGTTCAACTTTGAGCGCGGGGGGGCCGGTATTAACGTGCTGGCCCGGCAGGTCGGCGCCCGGGTGGTGGTAGTGGACGTGGGAACCAAGTCGGATACCGGCGGGGTAGGTAACCTTATTTCGAAAAAAATCGCCGCCGGCAGCAAAAACATGGCCGTTGGACCCGCTATGAGCCGTGCAGAAGCCGTAGCGGCGGTGCAAGCCGGAATCGAGGTTTTGGAGGCGGAACTACCCCGGGGCGTGGATATTGCTGCAACCGGGGATATGGGTATCGGCAATACCACACCAAGCAGCGCTATTTGTTCCGTGCTGACGGGAAAACCTGTTGAAGAGGTGACCGGGAGGGGCACCGGTCTTGATGATGCCGGCTTGGCCAAGAAGTGTGCGGTGATCCGGAGAGCGCTGGCAGTAAACAGACCTGACCCGGCCGATCCTCTTGACGTACTCGCCAAAGTCGGTGGATTCGAAATAGGAGCGCTTGCCGGTGTCATCCTTGCGGCGGCCGCCCACCGGATTCCGATTGTCATCGATGGCTTTGTGTCCGGGGCTGCGGCTTTGATCGCAGTAGGCTTGGCTCCCCAGGTGCGGGACTATATGATTGCCGGTCACCTTTCCGCCGAGCCTGGGCACGCCGTACTCCTCGCGCATCTGGGACTGGACCCCTTGCTTTGCCTTGGGATGAGGCTTGGAGAGGGTACCGGGGCTTGCCTGGGAATGTCCCTGGTGGCTGCGGCGGCGGCAATTCAGGCGGAGATGGCCACGTTTCAGGATGCGGGTGTTTCCCAGGCTAAGAATGATTAA
- the cobS gene encoding adenosylcobinamide-GDP ribazoletransferase — MIKLRELTGSFLAAVRLLTVLPLGRNAPSATELGGAATFFPLVGAFLGMALAGLNSLLADLPELLRGALLLLAWVVATGALHLDGLADTCDGLAGMTPERRLAIMEDVRTGAYGVVGVVSLLIVKFAALASLGPGALPAALVAAPLLGRWTITLVITVFPYARGPGGLGYQFKRGTGIPGLVASTVFSLVLVFVLMPWRPAVALTAVIPLALGLGWWLARRLGGLTGDTYGMICEFVETAVLVITIFAWEAL, encoded by the coding sequence ATGATTAAACTAAGAGAACTGACGGGTTCCTTTCTGGCAGCGGTGCGGTTGCTCACCGTTTTGCCCCTGGGCCGCAACGCCCCCAGCGCCACGGAACTGGGCGGCGCGGCTACATTTTTCCCCCTGGTTGGAGCTTTCCTGGGCATGGCACTTGCAGGACTGAATTCGTTGCTGGCAGACTTACCCGAACTGCTGCGCGGTGCGCTGCTCCTTCTCGCCTGGGTGGTGGCGACCGGGGCTTTGCACCTGGACGGACTCGCCGACACCTGTGACGGGTTGGCCGGAATGACTCCGGAGCGCAGGCTGGCCATTATGGAAGACGTGAGGACGGGCGCGTACGGGGTGGTCGGGGTTGTCTCCCTATTGATAGTAAAATTTGCCGCCCTGGCTTCCCTGGGACCGGGGGCGTTGCCAGCAGCCCTGGTTGCGGCGCCGCTTCTGGGCCGGTGGACCATAACTCTGGTGATAACAGTCTTCCCGTACGCCCGCGGGCCCGGCGGCCTCGGCTACCAGTTCAAGCGGGGTACAGGCATTCCAGGCCTGGTGGCATCCACGGTTTTCAGCCTGGTCCTGGTTTTCGTACTAATGCCGTGGCGACCGGCTGTGGCCCTGACGGCCGTAATCCCCCTGGCCTTGGGCCTGGGGTGGTGGTTGGCACGTCGGCTCGGCGGCCTGACCGGGGACACCTACGGAATGATTTGCGAGTTCGTGGAAACTGCCGTCCTGGTGATAACGATTTTCGCCTGGGAGGCTTTGTAA
- a CDS encoding YqhV family protein: MDKIVLGMAALRFMSATIEFSAAMLMLYFGRVETAFKINASLVLVGPTIMVTVTALGLVGLAGKVAPVGLILILAGVGLIFLGLKNI, encoded by the coding sequence GTGGATAAGATTGTGCTGGGGATGGCGGCGCTCCGGTTCATGTCGGCCACCATTGAGTTTTCGGCCGCAATGCTGATGCTCTACTTCGGCCGGGTGGAGACCGCCTTCAAGATCAACGCCAGCCTGGTGCTGGTCGGCCCTACTATAATGGTCACCGTAACCGCCCTTGGCCTGGTGGGCCTGGCTGGCAAGGTTGCACCCGTGGGTTTGATCCTGATTCTCGCCGGGGTCGGGCTGATTTTCCTGGGCCTGAAAAATATCTGA
- a CDS encoding FecCD family ABC transporter permease encodes MRVSPRVLFIIVGLSLLLALVAGVASGPVPIGLTEIFLALRSGEATAPPTALILWEIRLPRVILAALVGSALAVSGAVLQGLLRNPLADPYLLGVSAGAAFGATAVIVTGLAGSIWGFSVVPLAAFAGAIVAVWLVYQLARVNGKLPVFVLILAGVAVGYLLAALASLLIFWGQERMHQVIFWLMGGFAGRNWSHVTLCLPYIAVGLGLVFAWAKELNLLLGGEETAAQIGVDVERAKMVLIFAAALLTAAAVAVGGLIGFVGLVVPHVVRILAGPDHRVLLPVSALAGGAFLVTADVIARTVIGPVEIPLGIITALTGGPFFLYLLWRRRGGLFGQL; translated from the coding sequence GTGCGCGTGTCACCAAGAGTGCTGTTCATCATTGTCGGTCTATCGCTGCTCCTTGCCCTGGTGGCGGGCGTGGCGAGCGGACCGGTACCCATCGGTCTGACCGAGATTTTCCTGGCTTTACGTTCGGGCGAGGCGACCGCGCCGCCCACCGCGCTCATCCTGTGGGAAATCCGGCTGCCGCGCGTGATTCTAGCGGCCCTGGTAGGAAGCGCCCTGGCGGTTTCAGGTGCGGTGCTGCAGGGGCTGTTGCGCAACCCGCTCGCCGACCCGTACCTGCTCGGTGTTTCGGCGGGGGCCGCGTTCGGCGCCACCGCAGTCATTGTAACCGGCTTGGCCGGGAGCATCTGGGGATTTAGCGTGGTACCCTTGGCGGCGTTTGCGGGGGCTATAGTTGCTGTTTGGCTGGTCTATCAACTAGCCCGGGTTAACGGCAAACTGCCGGTTTTCGTTCTAATTCTGGCCGGAGTGGCTGTCGGCTATCTGTTGGCGGCTCTGGCGTCACTGCTGATCTTCTGGGGGCAGGAGCGGATGCATCAGGTTATCTTCTGGCTGATGGGCGGTTTTGCGGGACGTAACTGGAGCCACGTCACCCTGTGTCTCCCTTACATAGCGGTTGGACTAGGTCTGGTATTTGCTTGGGCCAAGGAACTGAACCTGTTGTTAGGCGGCGAGGAGACCGCCGCGCAGATAGGGGTGGATGTGGAACGAGCAAAGATGGTGCTCATTTTTGCGGCGGCGCTCCTGACGGCGGCCGCAGTAGCGGTCGGCGGCCTGATCGGCTTTGTGGGACTGGTGGTCCCGCACGTTGTCAGGATTTTGGCCGGACCGGATCATAGGGTGTTACTTCCAGTTTCCGCTTTGGCGGGTGGTGCCTTTCTGGTTACGGCCGACGTTATCGCGCGGACCGTCATCGGTCCCGTCGAGATTCCCCTTGGAATTATTACCGCACTCACAGGCGGTCCGTTTTTTCTCTACTTACTTTGGCGGCGGAGGGGGGGGCTGTTCGGTCAGTTATGA
- the cobU gene encoding bifunctional adenosylcobinamide kinase/adenosylcobinamide-phosphate guanylyltransferase, whose amino-acid sequence MVVGTSARRPDRGHLRNDLRVRGNCRPGDNDFRLGGFVKLRHRIVLVLGGAKSGKSRFAVDIALRKSGRVLFVATAEPGDPEMRARIEAHRRERPADWCLLEAPLRVGQSLAGHLDGVRTVIVDCLSMLVANIILSGQAVTFSGLEPDAGLEAVRREIEEIVRILSNYRVCCVVVSNEVGMGIVPDNALARRYRDALGLANQLLAREAEEVFLMVAGVPLQIKTGGKFPVLPGSVSEPG is encoded by the coding sequence GTGGTGGTTGGCACGTCGGCTCGGCGGCCTGACCGGGGACACCTACGGAATGATTTGCGAGTTCGTGGAAACTGCCGTCCTGGTGATAACGATTTTCGCCTGGGAGGCTTTGTAAAGTTGAGGCATAGAATTGTTTTGGTTCTTGGCGGCGCCAAGAGTGGCAAAAGCCGCTTTGCTGTGGATATAGCCCTCCGTAAGTCAGGCCGCGTACTTTTCGTCGCGACCGCGGAGCCGGGGGATCCGGAAATGCGGGCGCGCATTGAAGCCCACCGCCGGGAACGGCCTGCGGACTGGTGCCTGCTGGAGGCTCCGCTTAGGGTGGGGCAGAGTCTGGCCGGACATCTTGACGGTGTGAGAACCGTAATAGTGGATTGCCTCTCAATGCTTGTGGCCAACATCATACTGTCCGGCCAGGCGGTTACGTTTTCCGGTTTGGAACCGGATGCTGGTCTGGAAGCGGTGCGCCGGGAAATAGAGGAAATCGTACGGATCCTGAGTAACTATCGGGTCTGTTGCGTCGTTGTCTCCAACGAGGTCGGGATGGGAATTGTCCCGGACAACGCCTTGGCCCGCCGCTACCGGGACGCCCTGGGGCTAGCCAATCAGTTACTGGCGCGGGAGGCGGAAGAGGTTTTCCTTATGGTGGCCGGTGTTCCACTTCAGATCAAGACGGGAGGTAAGTTTCCTGTTCTTCCCGGAAGCGTATCGGAACCGGGCTAG
- a CDS encoding heme ABC transporter ATP-binding protein, with protein MKDYLSVQSICFAYAGVPVISDLSFSVGRGELFAIIGPNGAGKTTLLRLLGGTLAPLSGRIRLDGIPLRALNARQRALRIAAVGQETHLDFSFTVEEVVLMGRYPHLPRFGHEGPIDREITRRAMADVGVEHLASRLVTTISGGERQRVLLARALAQEPECLLLDEPVAHLDLNHQIAIMDLLLKLSHEQRITVVGVFHDLNLTGLYADRVLLLAQGRNMALGTPDEVITPELILQTYRGAVVVVDHPEVGRPQVMLLSGRTGTVEG; from the coding sequence ATGAAAGACTATCTTTCAGTTCAGAGTATTTGTTTTGCTTATGCTGGTGTGCCAGTGATCAGCGATCTGAGCTTTTCGGTTGGCCGTGGGGAACTGTTTGCGATTATCGGGCCTAACGGGGCCGGAAAGACGACCCTCTTGCGCCTTTTGGGAGGGACCTTGGCGCCCTTGTCCGGTCGGATAAGACTTGATGGCATTCCGCTGCGCGCCTTGAATGCACGCCAGCGTGCCCTGCGGATAGCGGCTGTGGGGCAGGAAACGCACTTGGACTTTTCCTTTACGGTGGAAGAAGTGGTGCTGATGGGACGTTACCCGCACCTCCCCCGATTTGGACATGAGGGTCCGATAGACCGTGAGATCACGCGGCGCGCCATGGCGGACGTAGGTGTAGAGCATTTGGCATCCAGGCTGGTCACCACCATCAGCGGCGGGGAGCGGCAACGCGTGCTGCTGGCACGGGCTTTGGCCCAGGAGCCGGAATGTCTGCTTCTTGACGAACCGGTGGCGCATCTCGATCTTAACCATCAAATCGCCATCATGGATTTGCTGTTGAAATTGAGCCATGAACAGCGGATCACTGTGGTCGGGGTCTTCCACGATCTCAATCTTACGGGCCTTTACGCCGACCGGGTGCTGCTGCTGGCCCAGGGCCGTAACATGGCTCTGGGTACACCGGACGAGGTCATTACACCGGAGCTTATCCTGCAGACGTACCGGGGTGCGGTTGTGGTCGTTGACCACCCCGAGGTCGGCCGCCCGCAGGTTATGCTCTTGTCGGGGAGGACCGGTACTGTTGAAGGCTAG